In one Thermanaerovibrio velox DSM 12556 genomic region, the following are encoded:
- the smpB gene encoding SsrA-binding protein SmpB, with translation MERDRVVAQNRKARFDYFILDTLEVGIVLTGTEIKSLREGRVNLKDGYATVKDGELWLMGVHISPYEKGSYYNVDPERPRKLLASKGEILRLYQKLREKGLTLVPLRIYIKNNRWAKVELGLAKGKALHDKRDALAEKQAKREMERAMRSR, from the coding sequence ATGGAGAGGGATCGAGTCGTGGCGCAGAACCGGAAGGCCCGGTTCGACTACTTCATCTTGGACACCCTGGAGGTAGGGATTGTGCTGACCGGCACGGAGATAAAGTCGTTGCGGGAGGGCCGGGTTAACCTGAAGGATGGCTATGCCACCGTCAAGGACGGTGAGCTTTGGCTTATGGGGGTTCACATATCGCCCTACGAGAAGGGCAGCTATTACAATGTGGATCCGGAGCGCCCCAGGAAGCTTTTGGCCTCCAAGGGTGAGATTTTGAGGTTGTATCAGAAGCTGCGGGAGAAGGGGCTTACGCTGGTTCCGTTGAGGATATACATCAAGAACAACCGGTGGGCCAAGGTAGAGCTGGGGCTTGCTAAGGGCAAGGCCCTTCACGATAAGAGGGATGCCCTTGCGGAGAAGCAGGCTAAGCGGGAGATGGAGAGGGCCATGAGGTCTAGGTGA
- a CDS encoding M48 family metallopeptidase, whose protein sequence is MKVKEQKKRWASCTSKDELLFNWRCAMARADAFDYILVRELCHLYYKNHSKDFWILLSKVMPDYEKRREWLRKYGVRMGL, encoded by the coding sequence ATAAAGGTTAAGGAGCAGAAGAAAAGGTGGGCAAGCTGTACATCAAAGGATGAATTACTGTTCAATTGGCGATGTGCAATGGCAAGGGCAGATGCCTTTGACTATATCCTTGTTCGCGAATTGTGCCATCTTTACTACAAAAACCACTCTAAAGACTTTTGGATTTTGCTTTCAAAAGTAATGCCAGACTATGAAAAAAGGAGAGAATGGCTAAGAAAGTATGGAGTAAGGATGGGTTTGTAG
- a CDS encoding permease has product MRAVVYRYRFFLSVALVAVGISLFKPHLGRGIIVLSLSNLKEMLSIIPPIFVLLGLLDVWVDRSTMMRFTGPGSGLKGVLVSFLMGSAAAGPLYAAFPVAEVMISKGASMFNVMVFLGAWSTTKIPLLMFEMANMGYRFTVTRLVMSIAGILLIARLLDSFIGPPDNSTN; this is encoded by the coding sequence ATGAGGGCCGTAGTCTATCGCTACCGCTTCTTCCTGTCCGTTGCACTGGTGGCTGTTGGGATATCACTTTTTAAGCCCCATCTCGGCAGGGGCATCATCGTTTTAAGCCTCTCGAACCTTAAGGAGATGCTATCGATTATACCGCCCATATTCGTTCTGCTTGGCCTGCTTGACGTTTGGGTTGATAGGTCCACCATGATGCGTTTTACGGGCCCCGGTTCTGGACTTAAGGGGGTTCTAGTGTCCTTCCTAATGGGCTCCGCCGCAGCCGGCCCGTTGTATGCCGCGTTCCCGGTTGCGGAGGTGATGATATCCAAGGGTGCCAGCATGTTTAACGTGATGGTGTTCCTTGGCGCATGGTCCACCACCAAGATCCCCCTTTTGATGTTCGAGATGGCTAACATGGGATATAGGTTTACCGTGACGAGGCTTGTCATGAGCATCGCGGGAATACTTCTCATAGCTCGCTTGCTGGACTCCTTCATCGGTCCCCCCGATAATTCTACGAACTAG
- a CDS encoding cation diffusion facilitator family transporter, with product MAFYREDEHVHHDLHGHHGHHHHKASDGTTEGRLVLSLIFNLLITLAEVVGGVMSNSLALLSDAVHNLSDASSLGVSWLAMRIARMERTPSHSFGFKRAEVLASLLNTVALIGVGVFLLVEAVRKFLHPDVIAGGVMLSVAVVGLLGNLLTALLLHRDSKENLNVRSAYLHIVMDALSSVGVIVAAIFVMKFRWYWLDPLLTFGVSVYVLRESFPLLKESLHILMQGTPEGVDINALVQHVEEIPEVVNMHHLHIWTTDGRDMFLEAHVTLQDSAKDHTDIVLSQVTSLIQRHFNISHVTLQMEFSCCIGAPLDCGGVNARAV from the coding sequence TTGGCTTTCTATCGCGAGGATGAACACGTCCATCACGATTTACACGGTCATCATGGGCATCATCACCATAAGGCTTCCGATGGCACAACGGAGGGCAGACTTGTTTTATCGTTAATTTTTAATCTTTTGATAACCTTGGCCGAGGTGGTCGGTGGTGTGATGTCCAACAGCTTGGCGCTGCTGTCCGATGCGGTTCATAACCTTTCCGATGCTTCGTCCCTAGGGGTAAGCTGGTTGGCCATGAGGATAGCCCGCATGGAGAGGACCCCTTCCCACTCCTTCGGTTTCAAGCGGGCAGAGGTGCTGGCTTCACTTCTCAACACCGTGGCTTTAATTGGAGTAGGAGTGTTCCTCTTGGTGGAGGCGGTTCGTAAGTTCCTGCATCCTGACGTGATAGCCGGTGGAGTAATGCTGTCCGTGGCGGTGGTGGGCCTACTGGGGAATCTTCTAACCGCTTTGCTCCTTCATAGGGATTCCAAGGAAAACCTTAACGTGCGATCTGCTTACCTCCACATCGTGATGGATGCCCTATCATCGGTGGGGGTTATAGTGGCGGCAATCTTTGTAATGAAGTTCCGTTGGTACTGGCTGGATCCCCTGCTAACCTTCGGAGTGTCCGTTTACGTGCTTAGAGAATCCTTCCCATTGCTAAAGGAATCTCTTCACATCCTAATGCAAGGTACTCCGGAAGGAGTGGACATCAATGCCCTGGTCCAACATGTGGAGGAGATCCCAGAGGTCGTTAACATGCATCACCTTCACATTTGGACCACCGACGGAAGGGATATGTTCCTCGAGGCCCACGTGACCCTCCAGGACTCCGCCAAGGACCACACGGACATTGTGCTGTCCCAGGTGACCTCCTTGATACAGAGGCATTTTAACATATCTCATGTGACCCTTCAGATGGAGTTCTCCTGCTGTATCGGGGCTCCGCTAGACTGTGGCGGTGTAAATGCCCGGGCGGTTTAG
- the fliD gene encoding flagellar filament capping protein FliD has product MGDPLFQFTGVTSQIDWGTMLDKIMENARKPEKIWQEEKDKLELKKGLYDELSASMKQLRNSITSLKLSSTYNKKQAELTSLEAGKSANAILTATADTSAAINQWTIKVNQVAKAERRTSDRFDSVSSALNLSGTFRIYVGKQWAEVSVANSDSLRDINLKIQKALDSTGSNLAITSKIVDNRIVIESTATGLGRSGPKASETFKMGSSNTFYLPREVNGWYPSSVTIQSGSVTYASGTDYSYDAATGTITWLGTNKPASGSDFKVTYSQDTETITRGTGATDNMALPSPRPSSILITQGSNTYVEGKHFTYNSSTGEITWTSSSQPATSTNYTVKYLYYSNDNVFYLQDVSGTVVSGDKLSGTGLGLMGTSGHTGAQNALFEVDGQEVERDSNTVEDLIAGVKLNLVGTGTVRLDVTVDAQSAVEGLNNFVAAYNDVMDWINIRLTEESKTEKASGSNKNDDFYKKFGLLHGDSLLWQIKDQMRQLISFPLSNLPNTYSSRGYLSSTTPLNIKGDMVLDIGGMRARITVSESDSLENIKAKLTGLTDATAGTNGNPKGGKLPLSVSVEKGKLVIRSTSNSIDGRTTRSDTVSRNTASSWDLLPYTPSVAAPISGALVIKQGSTVYTENVDYTVQTVENSNGAFESRIVWLSGGRRPSGNYSVQYTYDPGKVAISTTGSLSTMGFSQDGTRNSVTYAGIATEKANYGKSGKLEFNVETFMARMRDDNNGVANLMSSIMNKLDQFLGNMVDTTQVTVGTEVVVKGRIAARVSSIKEQQKAIDKRIADFENRLKIMQQSYYNQFVAMEKTISKMNQQLSWLAGIVAQLSGVKQQ; this is encoded by the coding sequence ATGGGGGATCCCTTGTTTCAGTTCACCGGCGTGACTTCCCAGATAGACTGGGGGACCATGTTGGACAAGATAATGGAGAACGCTAGAAAGCCAGAGAAGATATGGCAGGAGGAGAAGGACAAGCTGGAGCTGAAGAAGGGGCTTTACGATGAGCTGTCCGCCAGCATGAAACAGCTCCGCAACAGCATAACCTCTCTCAAACTATCTTCCACGTACAACAAGAAACAGGCGGAACTAACAAGCCTTGAGGCCGGCAAGTCCGCCAATGCCATCCTAACCGCCACGGCGGACACGTCTGCCGCAATAAATCAGTGGACCATAAAGGTCAACCAGGTGGCCAAAGCGGAAAGGCGAACCTCCGATAGGTTTGACAGCGTGAGCAGCGCCCTCAACCTGTCCGGGACCTTCAGAATATACGTGGGGAAACAATGGGCGGAGGTATCGGTTGCCAACTCCGACTCACTGCGGGATATAAACCTAAAGATTCAAAAGGCCTTGGACAGCACCGGCAGCAACCTCGCCATAACCAGCAAGATAGTGGACAACCGCATAGTCATAGAGAGCACCGCCACAGGGCTCGGCAGGTCGGGGCCAAAAGCCTCAGAGACCTTCAAGATGGGCAGTTCGAACACCTTTTATCTGCCCAGGGAGGTCAACGGCTGGTATCCAAGCTCCGTAACGATCCAATCCGGATCCGTGACCTATGCGTCCGGGACGGACTACTCCTATGACGCGGCTACGGGAACCATAACGTGGCTTGGCACGAACAAACCAGCCAGTGGATCGGACTTCAAGGTAACCTACTCCCAGGACACGGAAACCATAACAAGGGGGACAGGGGCCACGGATAACATGGCGCTGCCTTCTCCCCGTCCTTCATCCATACTCATAACCCAGGGGAGCAACACGTATGTGGAGGGCAAGCATTTCACCTACAACTCCTCCACCGGGGAGATAACCTGGACATCATCATCACAGCCCGCCACGAGCACAAATTACACCGTAAAATATCTTTACTACTCCAACGACAACGTCTTCTACCTTCAGGACGTATCCGGTACGGTAGTATCTGGGGACAAGCTGTCCGGGACCGGCCTTGGCCTCATGGGGACGTCGGGGCACACGGGGGCCCAGAACGCCCTGTTCGAGGTTGACGGACAGGAGGTGGAACGGGACAGCAACACCGTAGAGGACCTCATCGCCGGAGTGAAGCTCAACCTGGTTGGGACGGGAACCGTGCGGTTAGACGTTACCGTGGACGCCCAATCCGCTGTTGAGGGGCTTAACAACTTCGTCGCCGCCTACAACGACGTTATGGATTGGATAAACATTCGACTCACCGAGGAGAGCAAGACGGAGAAAGCATCGGGGAGCAACAAGAACGACGACTTCTACAAGAAGTTCGGTTTGCTTCATGGGGATTCGCTGCTTTGGCAGATAAAGGATCAGATGAGGCAGTTGATATCCTTTCCCCTTAGTAACCTACCCAACACCTACTCCTCCAGGGGTTATCTGTCCTCCACCACACCACTCAACATCAAGGGGGACATGGTGCTGGACATAGGCGGCATGAGGGCAAGGATAACGGTTTCAGAAAGTGACTCCCTGGAGAACATAAAGGCGAAGCTCACGGGTCTCACCGATGCCACCGCGGGCACCAACGGCAACCCCAAAGGAGGGAAACTGCCCTTATCGGTCTCGGTGGAAAAAGGCAAACTGGTAATAAGGTCCACGTCGAACAGCATAGACGGCCGAACCACCAGGTCAGACACGGTGAGCAGGAACACCGCTTCCAGCTGGGATCTATTGCCCTATACCCCTAGCGTCGCCGCACCTATATCGGGGGCTTTGGTGATCAAGCAGGGCAGCACGGTGTACACCGAGAACGTGGATTACACGGTGCAGACCGTGGAGAACTCCAACGGGGCCTTTGAAAGCCGCATAGTTTGGCTCTCCGGCGGGAGACGCCCCTCGGGGAATTACTCCGTCCAGTACACGTATGACCCCGGCAAGGTGGCCATAAGCACCACCGGAAGCTTAAGCACCATGGGCTTCTCCCAGGACGGCACGAGAAACTCTGTGACCTACGCAGGTATAGCCACCGAGAAGGCCAATTACGGGAAGAGCGGCAAGCTCGAGTTCAACGTGGAGACCTTCATGGCTAGGATGAGGGACGATAACAACGGAGTGGCTAACCTAATGTCCTCCATCATGAACAAGCTTGACCAGTTCTTGGGCAACATGGTTGATACAACCCAGGTGACGGTGGGCACCGAGGTGGTGGTCAAAGGCCGGATCGCCGCAAGGGTGAGCTCGATAAAGGAGCAGCAGAAGGCGATAGACAAACGCATAGCGGACTTTGAAAACAGGCTGAAGATAATGCAGCAGTCGTATTACAACCAGTTCGTGGCGATGGAGAAGACCATATCAAAGATGAACCAGCAGTTATCGTGGCTTGCGGGGATAGTGGCGCAGCTGTCAGGGGTAAAGCAGCAGTGA
- a CDS encoding MBL fold metallo-hydrolase — protein sequence MHQIRSSGGIFFRYAGFTGVIDPGPGCLHHMCRAVPELDPTELDGVLITHRHLDHCGDANAVVEAMVGGGYSCRGSLFLPSDALGDEPVIFRYLMKKVRQKILLEDLSDYPLGESATLRAFKLKHHGVMTFGFLLRGSGLPSVGVVSDTAMLPVVYQVAEASQVLIINVTLERRRPNLEHLSLEDVEELLRASNVPLVLVTHMGRGIIKRGPHLVEEYFKDRFPHSRVVCADDGMVVDLAIRRVTMLDELSPREGSHSMNHLKEDLMGSPLVDGFEGHKNRP from the coding sequence ATGCACCAAATAAGGTCCAGCGGTGGCATCTTCTTCCGTTACGCCGGCTTTACGGGGGTTATAGATCCCGGTCCTGGGTGCTTGCATCATATGTGCAGGGCGGTGCCGGAACTTGACCCCACCGAACTTGATGGGGTGCTCATAACCCATCGGCATCTGGATCACTGCGGCGATGCCAACGCAGTGGTGGAGGCCATGGTGGGAGGAGGTTACAGCTGCAGGGGGAGCCTTTTCCTGCCGTCCGACGCCCTGGGGGATGAACCGGTGATATTCCGCTACCTTATGAAAAAGGTTCGGCAAAAGATACTCCTAGAGGATCTATCTGACTATCCTTTGGGTGAGTCCGCCACGTTGCGGGCTTTCAAGCTAAAACACCACGGGGTTATGACGTTCGGTTTCCTCCTGAGGGGCAGCGGGCTTCCCAGCGTGGGCGTTGTAAGCGATACTGCCATGCTGCCGGTTGTCTATCAGGTGGCGGAGGCGAGCCAGGTGCTGATCATTAACGTAACCCTGGAGAGGAGGAGACCCAACCTGGAACACCTGTCCCTAGAGGACGTTGAGGAGCTGCTAAGGGCTTCCAATGTTCCCTTGGTGCTTGTAACCCACATGGGGAGGGGCATAATCAAGAGGGGGCCCCATCTGGTAGAGGAGTACTTCAAAGACCGCTTCCCCCATTCAAGAGTTGTTTGTGCGGATGACGGTATGGTGGTTGATTTGGCTATCCGTAGGGTTACGATGTTGGACGAGCTATCCCCCAGGGAGGGCAGTCATTCCATGAATCACCTTAAGGAGGACCTTATGGGATCTCCATTGGTAGACGGGTTTGAAGGGCATAAAAACCGTCCATGA
- a CDS encoding NAD(P)-dependent malic enzyme → MTIDRLRALDLHRRAKGKIKIYPTINVRNEEDLGLAYVPGSVYPSLAITEDPALSFEYTGRGNRIAVVTDGSAVLGIGNVGPEAALPVMEGKCLLFKLFGDINAIPVCLDTSDPDEIIHHVRLMAPTLGGVNIEDISSPNTFTVVKKLRSVLDIPVLCDDQHGTAVLVLAALKNALKVVQKNLQDVRIAVIGAGAAGIATSELLLAAGARNIVCLNSAGILGEDNPKMDHIQRELALKTNPEGIRGGIGEALKGADVMIGLSKGNLVTGEHVRSMASRAVVFALALPEPEIPYEEAVAAGAEVVATGTAEHPNPLLNLQAFPGIMRGALDVRANTITDSMLLAAADALASITEEHELSRQKILPDPFCDESAPRVAEAVAQKAVEEGMASLPLSPGHVYNETWQRLYGSSLVRI, encoded by the coding sequence ATGACCATCGACAGGCTAAGGGCTTTGGATCTTCACAGGAGGGCGAAGGGGAAGATAAAGATCTACCCCACCATAAACGTCAGGAACGAGGAGGATTTGGGGCTGGCTTATGTCCCTGGAAGCGTTTATCCGTCCTTGGCCATCACCGAGGATCCCGCGTTGAGTTTTGAGTACACAGGCCGGGGGAACCGTATCGCTGTCGTAACCGATGGATCTGCGGTTCTGGGCATAGGTAACGTAGGACCGGAGGCGGCGCTTCCCGTCATGGAGGGTAAGTGCCTGTTGTTCAAGCTTTTCGGGGATATAAACGCGATACCGGTGTGCCTTGATACTTCAGATCCAGATGAGATCATCCACCACGTTAGGCTCATGGCCCCTACCCTGGGAGGGGTGAACATAGAGGACATATCAAGCCCCAATACCTTCACGGTGGTGAAGAAGCTGAGATCCGTGCTGGACATACCGGTCTTGTGCGATGACCAACACGGCACCGCTGTCCTGGTTTTAGCGGCGCTCAAAAACGCCCTTAAGGTTGTCCAAAAGAACCTTCAGGATGTCCGGATAGCTGTAATCGGCGCTGGGGCTGCCGGTATCGCTACGTCGGAGCTTTTGCTGGCCGCCGGTGCCAGGAACATAGTTTGTCTTAACAGCGCTGGCATTTTGGGGGAGGATAACCCCAAGATGGATCACATTCAGCGGGAGCTGGCTTTAAAGACAAACCCAGAGGGCATCAGGGGAGGGATAGGTGAAGCCCTTAAGGGGGCGGATGTAATGATCGGTCTATCTAAGGGCAACCTGGTGACCGGGGAGCATGTTAGATCCATGGCCTCGAGGGCCGTGGTGTTCGCCCTAGCTCTGCCGGAGCCGGAGATCCCCTATGAAGAGGCGGTGGCCGCAGGAGCTGAGGTTGTGGCCACCGGGACTGCTGAGCATCCTAATCCCCTCCTTAACCTCCAAGCGTTCCCCGGTATAATGAGGGGGGCTTTGGATGTAAGGGCTAACACCATAACCGATTCCATGCTGCTTGCCGCCGCGGATGCCTTAGCTTCGATCACCGAGGAGCACGAGCTTTCTCGCCAGAAAATCCTACCGGATCCCTTCTGTGACGAGTCAGCCCCTCGGGTTGCAGAGGCGGTGGCGCAGAAAGCCGTAGAGGAGGGCATGGCATCACTGCCGCTTTCCCCCGGTCACGTTTACAACGAGACCTGGCAGAGGCTTTATGGAAGTTCCCTGGTCAGGATATGA
- the selD gene encoding selenide, water dikinase SelD produces the protein MRLTERAKTSGUAAKIGPAELDQMLMEIPSLRDPRLLSGWDNGEDAALWSLGDGRIAILTLDFITPIVDDPVLFGEIAAANALSDVFAMGGLPKVALNVVAFPTSCEPLEVLKGILLGGARKVQEAGACLAGGHSVQDDEPKYGLSVYGEVHEDRLWRVTGAKPGDGLVLTKPLGSGILTTAFKAGMAGEELLTGAVTWMAMLNDLPRRLPEDILTAIRAATDVTGFGFLGHCLDMVSSSDMDVEILSSKIPSMEGALEMAAMGMVPAGAYSNREHFSSRVKMGEHVKLEVQDLLYDPQTSGGLLLAVDPLREGELIKTLREIGFTKSELVGRFKEGAGSAMIL, from the coding sequence ATGAGGCTTACGGAACGGGCCAAGACCAGCGGGTGAGCCGCCAAGATAGGTCCAGCGGAGCTGGATCAAATGCTTATGGAGATCCCCTCCCTTAGGGATCCGAGGCTTCTATCCGGTTGGGACAACGGAGAGGATGCGGCCCTATGGAGCTTAGGGGATGGGAGGATTGCCATCCTTACGTTGGACTTTATAACTCCCATCGTGGACGACCCGGTGCTCTTTGGGGAGATCGCAGCGGCAAACGCCTTAAGCGATGTTTTTGCCATGGGCGGCTTGCCCAAGGTGGCGTTGAACGTGGTGGCGTTCCCCACCTCCTGCGAGCCATTGGAGGTACTCAAGGGAATACTCTTAGGGGGGGCCAGGAAGGTCCAGGAGGCGGGGGCGTGCCTTGCGGGAGGACACAGCGTTCAGGATGATGAACCCAAATACGGCCTTTCAGTTTACGGGGAGGTTCATGAGGATAGGCTCTGGCGGGTAACCGGGGCAAAGCCGGGTGACGGGCTTGTGCTGACCAAGCCGCTGGGCAGCGGGATACTGACAACCGCGTTCAAGGCCGGCATGGCGGGGGAAGAACTGCTGACGGGGGCGGTCACGTGGATGGCCATGCTCAACGACCTGCCCAGAAGGCTGCCGGAGGATATCCTCACCGCTATCAGGGCTGCCACGGACGTTACGGGGTTCGGGTTCCTAGGGCACTGCCTGGATATGGTGAGCTCTTCAGACATGGACGTGGAGATCCTATCCTCCAAGATACCTTCCATGGAGGGGGCCCTTGAAATGGCCGCCATGGGCATGGTTCCCGCCGGCGCATACTCAAACAGGGAACATTTTTCATCACGGGTAAAAATGGGAGAACACGTTAAACTGGAGGTCCAGGACCTTCTATACGACCCTCAGACCTCCGGAGGCCTCCTGCTGGCGGTGGACCCCCTAAGGGAGGGCGAGCTCATCAAAACCCTCAGAGAAATCGGATTTACCAAGTCAGAACTGGTCGGGAGGTTTAAAGAAGGGGCGGGGAGTGCAATGATCCTCTGA
- a CDS encoding biotin--[acetyl-CoA-carboxylase] ligase produces the protein MDARCEVDNRVRVLWILAQNPGQLTPSSALVKELKITRQGISKIIGNLKDEGIRISSVPQKGYVLEGPPEDDRFSPSWAEMLLIDSKLGHPIFHYASIGSTQAPLKEMAAQGRPEGAVVVADEQTSGRGRQSRRWESPPGGLYGSVLLRPKLLPRMVQAVNLACAMAMGDALAELCGIGCEIKWPNDILVRGRKICGMLSEGAVEVDQIHHVISGFGVNLKVTPILNDPLTEATSVAQEGGKVPSRHHLLSHFLKRLDFYLGTLRMTPKYFMETYASRCCTIGMRIRGTWGDNIIEGTAEGLDQDGSLLIRLEGGDVAAFSAGDIKHIRPAEGR, from the coding sequence ATGGATGCACGCTGTGAGGTTGACAATCGGGTAAGGGTTCTTTGGATACTGGCTCAAAATCCGGGGCAGCTCACCCCGAGCTCGGCCCTGGTAAAGGAGCTTAAAATAACAAGGCAGGGAATATCAAAGATAATAGGCAACCTCAAAGATGAGGGGATAAGGATATCCTCGGTACCTCAAAAGGGTTACGTACTGGAGGGGCCTCCGGAAGATGACCGTTTCTCCCCGTCATGGGCCGAGATGCTTCTCATAGATTCCAAGCTGGGACATCCCATATTTCACTACGCCTCCATCGGGTCCACCCAAGCCCCGCTCAAGGAGATGGCAGCTCAAGGGCGTCCCGAGGGGGCCGTTGTGGTGGCGGACGAACAGACGTCTGGCAGGGGAAGGCAAAGCAGGCGCTGGGAATCCCCACCGGGGGGGTTATATGGGTCCGTACTGCTCAGACCCAAGCTGCTTCCCCGAATGGTTCAGGCGGTAAACCTGGCCTGCGCGATGGCCATGGGGGACGCACTGGCAGAGCTTTGCGGGATAGGATGTGAGATCAAGTGGCCCAACGACATACTGGTGAGGGGGCGCAAGATCTGCGGGATGCTGAGCGAAGGGGCCGTTGAGGTGGACCAGATCCATCACGTGATATCTGGGTTTGGGGTCAACCTCAAGGTAACCCCAATCTTAAATGACCCCCTCACGGAAGCCACGTCGGTAGCTCAAGAAGGGGGCAAGGTGCCGAGCCGTCACCACCTTTTATCACATTTTTTAAAGAGGCTTGATTTTTACCTTGGCACGCTTCGCATGACCCCCAAGTATTTTATGGAAACATATGCTTCCAGATGCTGCACCATAGGCATGCGCATAAGGGGCACCTGGGGGGATAATATCATCGAAGGGACCGCGGAGGGCTTAGACCAGGACGGATCCCTGTTAATCCGCCTGGAGGGCGGTGATGTAGCGGCGTTCTCCGCCGGTGACATCAAGCACATAAGGCCTGCGGAGGGGAGGTGA
- the prfB gene encoding peptide chain release factor 2 (programmed frameshift), which produces MVVLPVSTVMGNLRSRMRELRDSLDLDGIDVKIADLMKQASEEGFWERPDSKDLARELAQLQQRRESFSALEREIQDLEVLVEMLQEGEDEELSQEFYQRAEVLEERLERSQVLTLLDEEYDQSDAILSIHAGAGGLDSQDWAEMLYRMYVRWAERNGFKVKLLDELPDQEAGIKSVTIQVSGEYAYGYLKGENGVHRLVRISPFDAAKRRHTSFASVEVMPVLPDDVEIEIRPEDLKMDTFRSSGAGGQYVNMTDSAVRITHIPTGIVVSCQIERSQHMNRATAMQMLRAKLFERQLRERQEQIEALQGEKRAISWGSQIRSYTLQPFQLVKDHRSGCEIGNVQAVLDGQLDELIMAYLRFYKTGRLWRDSEE; this is translated from the exons ATGGTCGTTCTGCCGGTAAGCACGGTCATGGGCAACTTGCGTTCGCGCATGCGCGAGCTGCGTGATAGCCTT GACCTGGATGGGATTGATGTCAAGATAGCGGATCTTATGAAACAGGCCTCGGAGGAGGGTTTCTGGGAAAGGCCAGACTCCAAGGATCTGGCCAGGGAACTCGCTCAGCTCCAGCAGAGGAGAGAATCATTTTCCGCCTTGGAGAGGGAGATCCAGGACCTTGAGGTCCTGGTGGAAATGCTCCAGGAGGGGGAGGACGAGGAGCTGTCCCAGGAGTTCTACCAGAGGGCGGAGGTCTTGGAGGAGAGGCTGGAGAGAAGCCAGGTTTTGACCCTGCTGGACGAGGAGTACGACCAATCCGATGCCATATTGTCGATACATGCGGGAGCCGGCGGGTTGGACTCCCAGGACTGGGCGGAGATGCTCTACCGTATGTATGTAAGGTGGGCGGAACGAAACGGGTTCAAGGTCAAGCTTTTGGATGAGCTTCCAGACCAGGAGGCAGGGATAAAGAGCGTTACGATCCAGGTGAGCGGGGAATATGCCTACGGATATCTTAAGGGAGAGAATGGGGTGCACCGACTGGTAAGGATCTCCCCCTTTGATGCTGCCAAGAGACGGCATACCAGCTTTGCCTCGGTGGAGGTCATGCCGGTCCTGCCTGACGACGTGGAGATAGAGATAAGGCCGGAAGACCTCAAGATGGATACCTTCCGCTCCAGTGGCGCCGGGGGACAGTACGTTAACATGACGGACTCCGCGGTTAGGATAACCCACATACCCACCGGCATAGTGGTCAGCTGTCAGATCGAAAGGTCCCAGCACATGAACAGGGCCACCGCGATGCAGATGTTGAGGGCCAAGCTTTTTGAAAGGCAGCTTAGGGAAAGGCAGGAGCAGATCGAGGCCCTTCAGGGGGAAAAACGTGCAATTTCATGGGGTAGCCAGATAAGGTCTTACACGCTGCAGCCATTTCAGCTGGTGAAGGATCACCGTAGCGGCTGTGAGATAGGCAACGTCCAGGCGGTGCTGGATGGCCAGCTGGATGAACTTATCATGGCTTATCTTAGGTTTTACAAGACCGGACGGCTTTGGAGGGATTCGGAAGAGTGA